The Flavobacteriales bacterium genome contains a region encoding:
- a CDS encoding RagB/SusD family nutrient uptake outer membrane protein translates to MKRLSILLLAVLMLSSCDKLLNIEPVNDIPADEAIKSMQDLENLSNSMYSGLQGNSLYGGNFQLYADLLAEDTQVDESRLTPFGTQEIYQRATTIQIGTLRDTWREAYRAINRANNIIRVVDDNLLSGTEFDNKKGQLKAEALFVRALCHFELCRFWAQPYDVDNQGGNSKPGVPYRTEPTLSYTQDLALARSSVEQVYTNVLNDLADAETLFETAGLRHSSHRASLMAATALKARVLFSKGDYAAASDAASVVINSNLYSLYPTNTDDEALLIPFQSEGYSISNETIFQLSYTTFDNGLNESYSQLSNLPVFQYAATDLITSYAPGDGRKSKWFLQNPVNLKGRITKYDRPLDVFYNVPVIRLAEMHLIRAEANMSPGGNGNTADALESYNAIRERAFGSNFIPETGTNQLLEKIQLERRWELCFENDRYHNLKRMKQPLRDGVAYNDPSPIFKIPQEEIAGNPSIEQNP, encoded by the coding sequence ATGAAAAGACTTTCGATACTACTGCTTGCGGTTCTCATGCTCAGCTCATGCGATAAGCTGTTGAACATTGAACCCGTGAATGACATTCCGGCCGATGAGGCCATCAAATCGATGCAGGATCTGGAAAACCTGTCCAATTCCATGTACAGCGGTCTGCAAGGAAATTCGCTTTATGGTGGCAATTTCCAGTTGTATGCCGACCTCTTGGCCGAGGATACACAGGTGGACGAATCGCGCCTTACTCCCTTCGGAACGCAGGAGATCTACCAGCGCGCCACCACCATCCAGATAGGGACGCTACGCGATACGTGGCGGGAAGCATATAGAGCGATCAACCGCGCCAACAACATCATCCGTGTGGTAGATGATAACCTTCTTTCGGGTACCGAATTCGACAACAAGAAAGGACAGCTTAAAGCGGAGGCGCTGTTTGTCCGCGCCCTGTGTCATTTTGAGCTCTGTCGTTTCTGGGCGCAGCCGTATGATGTTGATAATCAGGGAGGGAACAGTAAGCCGGGAGTTCCATATAGAACCGAGCCGACCCTGTCTTATACGCAGGACCTTGCCCTTGCACGATCATCGGTGGAACAGGTTTACACCAATGTGCTGAACGATCTTGCAGATGCAGAAACGCTTTTTGAAACTGCCGGATTACGACACTCATCGCATCGAGCTTCGCTGATGGCAGCAACCGCGCTTAAAGCGCGTGTGCTCTTCTCCAAGGGCGATTATGCGGCTGCTTCGGATGCTGCATCGGTGGTCATCAACAGTAATCTTTACAGTCTTTACCCGACCAACACAGACGATGAAGCGTTGCTCATTCCCTTTCAGTCAGAAGGATATTCCATCTCCAACGAGACCATTTTTCAGTTGTCATACACAACGTTCGATAACGGACTGAATGAGTCTTACTCACAGCTGAGCAACCTTCCGGTATTCCAGTACGCTGCTACCGACCTCATCACCAGTTATGCTCCGGGTGATGGACGCAAGAGCAAGTGGTTTCTTCAGAATCCTGTCAATCTAAAAGGACGAATTACCAAATACGACCGCCCGTTGGATGTTTTTTATAACGTTCCGGTCATCCGCTTGGCGGAAATGCACCTTATCCGTGCCGAGGCCAACATGAGTCCGGGTGGCAACGGAAACACCGCGGACGCTTTGGAAAGCTATAACGCCATCCGCGAGCGTGCATTCGGCAGCAACTTCATCCCTGAAACAGGTACCAATCAGCTATTGGAGAAGATACAGTTGGAGAGACGCTGGGAGCTCTGTTTCGAGAACGACCGATACCATAATCTGAAACGGATGAAACAACCGTTGCGCGATGGTGTGGCGTATAATGATCCAAGTCCTATATTTAAAATACCGCAGGAAGAAATTGCGGGAAACCCTTCCATAGAACAGAATCCTTAA
- a CDS encoding T9SS type A sorting domain-containing protein translates to MKTSTRAIATVAFLFLALGTAVAQNYSDNQKQLQKYVSDELYQPECKYDVSGKWVGTEIQYDETGTFIKVKFDIVFEFEQDGNKITGTSYIKDKLHEDIGYMNIRGYVIGDKLHFEEYELTGQQWETPNRVWCFRTGELDLTEASRKMQLAGDYDAYAAYDYHPCRDYCHTVVQKDKGDGAYPEITGHDLSSFDEDNLISVAPSPFREQTRLSYTLSESAKVQLDVFDLSGRKVADLVNGTQAAGKYTSVFQADGNAPGSYIVRLFVDDKLYTKQVVLMQ, encoded by the coding sequence ATGAAAACCTCTACACGCGCTATTGCTACCGTTGCATTCCTGTTCCTTGCGCTTGGTACGGCCGTTGCGCAGAATTACAGCGACAACCAGAAGCAACTTCAGAAGTACGTTTCGGACGAATTGTATCAACCCGAATGCAAATATGATGTAAGCGGGAAATGGGTGGGAACGGAGATCCAGTACGATGAGACGGGAACCTTTATCAAAGTGAAGTTCGATATCGTGTTCGAGTTTGAGCAGGATGGCAACAAGATCACAGGAACATCTTACATCAAGGACAAGTTGCATGAGGACATCGGTTACATGAACATCCGCGGATATGTGATCGGGGACAAGCTGCATTTTGAGGAATACGAGCTTACGGGGCAGCAATGGGAAACGCCCAATCGCGTGTGGTGTTTCAGAACAGGTGAATTGGATCTGACCGAGGCGAGCAGAAAAATGCAACTGGCAGGTGATTACGATGCGTATGCGGCCTACGATTACCATCCGTGCCGCGATTATTGCCACACCGTGGTGCAGAAAGACAAGGGCGATGGTGCCTACCCCGAGATCACCGGTCACGACTTGAGCAGCTTTGATGAGGACAACCTGATCAGCGTGGCACCAAGTCCGTTCCGTGAACAGACACGCCTTTCATACACGCTTTCAGAGTCGGCCAAGGTGCAATTGGATGTGTTCGACCTATCGGGAAGAAAAGTTGCCGACCTGGTCAATGGAACTCAGGCAGCAGGGAAATACACTTCGGTGTTTCAGGCTGATGGCAATGCACCCGGAAGCTATATCGTGCGCCTGTTTGTGGACGATAAACTCTACACCAAGCAGGTGGTGCTGATGCAATAA
- a CDS encoding YHYH protein, with protein sequence MKHLLTALFLFAATQLTMAHEGGHHHQNLQAWTIETQNTTEKGSFLMLKEGRVYLETENGEVASYALSDFSEENQTIINRRYEAIQKINSQQTPMEAEMASHPFIQNPLVTKALWVFGILFLTGAVLLLLFRREQKKVSVSLAVASLLFITLAACNKDTNTTDTLTDVPANEVSALQGYFSHFSNVSTSSDNTYFRVASDGIPDHTMMTGITAWIAQVPIPQPYTGNNAWSIPLQPVLTDDEMSITSDFRRGAIGIAVNGIPIFNPINASGLVSQEIGELDEFGGHSGRADDYHYHTAPLHLSSTVGAANPIAYAFDGFAVYGELEPDGSAMEDLDTHHGHAWNGNYHYHGTSTYPYMVASMRGKVTVSGTAPETQVEPQAATTPLRTTLHPINGDNLLITSCQPNGSNNGYLLQYTIGGQPGSVEYSWDASDLYTYIFTDIDGSVTTEHWQR encoded by the coding sequence ATGAAGCATCTCCTCACCGCCCTATTCCTGTTTGCCGCCACACAACTGACCATGGCCCATGAAGGTGGTCATCACCACCAAAATCTGCAGGCATGGACCATCGAAACCCAGAACACCACCGAAAAAGGTTCCTTTTTAATGCTGAAGGAAGGAAGAGTGTATCTGGAAACCGAAAACGGAGAAGTGGCCTCCTATGCCCTGTCTGATTTTTCGGAAGAGAACCAGACCATCATCAACAGGCGTTATGAGGCCATTCAGAAGATCAACTCCCAACAGACGCCCATGGAGGCCGAGATGGCTTCCCATCCGTTCATACAAAACCCGCTGGTCACCAAAGCACTTTGGGTGTTCGGCATCCTTTTCTTAACCGGGGCTGTTTTGCTCCTGTTGTTCAGGCGGGAACAGAAGAAGGTCTCCGTTTCATTGGCCGTGGCCTCCCTCCTGTTCATCACGCTTGCCGCGTGCAATAAGGACACGAACACCACCGATACACTCACCGATGTCCCTGCCAATGAAGTAAGCGCCTTGCAAGGCTACTTCAGTCACTTTTCCAATGTGTCGACCTCATCAGACAACACCTATTTCCGCGTGGCGTCCGATGGCATTCCCGACCATACCATGATGACGGGCATCACCGCTTGGATCGCGCAGGTGCCAATTCCGCAACCCTATACCGGAAATAATGCGTGGTCCATTCCGCTACAGCCTGTATTGACTGATGACGAAATGAGCATCACCTCCGATTTTCGAAGAGGCGCCATCGGTATAGCTGTTAATGGTATTCCGATCTTCAATCCGATCAATGCATCGGGTCTTGTCTCGCAGGAAATTGGCGAACTGGATGAATTCGGTGGACATTCTGGCCGCGCGGACGATTACCACTATCATACGGCTCCGTTGCATCTGTCATCCACCGTAGGTGCTGCCAACCCCATTGCTTATGCCTTTGACGGTTTTGCCGTGTATGGCGAATTGGAACCCGATGGTTCTGCCATGGAAGACCTGGACACGCACCATGGTCATGCGTGGAACGGCAACTACCATTACCACGGAACCAGCACCTACCCGTACATGGTGGCTTCCATGCGCGGAAAGGTAACGGTATCGGGCACAGCCCCCGAAACGCAGGTGGAACCTCAGGCGGCCACCACCCCGTTACGCACCACCTTGCACCCCATCAATGGAGACAATCTGCTCATTACCAGTTGCCAGCCCAACGGCAGCAATAATGGTTACCTGCTGCAATACACCATCGGAGGGCAGCCCGGCTCGGTGGAATACAGTTGGGATGCTTCGGATCTCTACACCTACATCTTCACGGATATTGATGGCTCGGTGACGACCGAACACTGGCAGCGGTGA
- a CDS encoding SusC/RagA family TonB-linked outer membrane protein: protein MAKHLLVAFFVLISVSVFAQTGTVKGVVTGDDGLSIIGGTVVVEGTTIGASTDFDGKYELKNVPVGEQTIVYSFIGLKTQRLKVTVKENETVVSDVKLSEDAMLLDQVVVVGYGTTQKRDVTGSISTVKAEAIEQSTLPSVDQALQGQAAGVNIISQNGISGSAVKINVRGTNSIAAGSQPLIVVDGIPITTGNFDPGNLGSSSNALSDINPNDIESIEVLKDAAATAIYGSRGANGVVMITTKRGKAGKSRINVGYSYGIVNETNRVKFLNASEHLALRDQARADAGLSPESPTASVGGGLTRAEADSVAKSGGVDWVDKMLRTGGVHQLELSSSGGTEKVRYYVGGAYRNERGFLRGNNYDRANGRVNLDADATKILRVGGSVAITYTSIDRVRTGDAGGLGTAQQILPYIPVYDANGEYNNYISNPVRDLDLFKFNTENIRSINSVYADLKLQKNLTFHSDFGIDFLNQLENEFNFRNVNLVGSTSSAWNRTTRVVNWNMNNFLTYEKEWKGKHYFKMMVGQSAQHVKTQGFGLYGWGFPNDYLTSPAAAPPDHQSGYSYQTANGLLSFFSRINYKLNNRYLLGVSVRGDASSRFGPHNKWGFFPAFSAGWVISDESFLKGSKVLPYLKLSASYGYTGNNAIPDFAYWSLYSSGFNYADSAGVAPSQLDNPNLKWERSQQLDVNIDFALVQSKIFGTITYYRKTSSDLLLYMSLPTSSGFNGVWQNIGKLQNWGMEFSLTSRNINRKFKWETNVNVAFNRNKVISAAGLPPDAFESGQPGEGRVIEGYPVGQAYLVEFAGVQKQDGQIGAWNLDGTAMLDGNGNQVMYDVAGGTELFYDKNGHIMTYAHPTGGLFYENNRKPMGSPLPLFYGGFTNTFSYAGIDLSVMFSFSYGNTIYDDAAKTQIGNWQSIAQRREILNAWSPTNTNTDVPGLNNYTPVNSSRFLYDGSYLRLRSLILGYNFPKKICEKAHLQKLRLYFKGGNLWLLTAFPGWDPEVLRNVDPNSQAGNVSFAGPYLGTPQARTISFGIQIGI, encoded by the coding sequence ATGGCGAAACACTTACTTGTTGCCTTTTTTGTGCTTATTTCTGTGTCTGTTTTTGCGCAGACAGGAACTGTAAAAGGTGTTGTTACCGGAGATGACGGTCTTTCCATTATTGGTGGAACCGTGGTGGTTGAAGGTACGACCATTGGAGCTTCCACTGATTTTGACGGCAAATACGAATTGAAGAATGTTCCTGTTGGCGAACAGACCATTGTTTACTCCTTCATCGGGTTGAAAACCCAGAGGTTGAAGGTAACGGTCAAAGAAAATGAAACCGTGGTCTCAGATGTGAAACTTTCCGAAGACGCCATGCTTCTCGATCAAGTGGTGGTGGTCGGATACGGAACCACACAGAAACGGGATGTGACCGGATCCATTTCCACGGTAAAGGCAGAAGCCATCGAACAGTCCACTTTGCCAAGTGTGGATCAGGCATTGCAAGGTCAGGCGGCCGGTGTCAACATTATTTCACAGAACGGTATTTCAGGTTCCGCAGTAAAGATCAATGTGCGTGGTACCAATTCCATTGCTGCGGGCAGTCAGCCACTTATAGTTGTGGATGGGATTCCGATCACCACCGGGAATTTTGACCCGGGAAATCTTGGTTCGAGTTCGAATGCGCTTTCAGACATCAACCCGAATGATATTGAGAGCATTGAGGTTTTGAAAGATGCGGCTGCTACCGCCATTTATGGTTCGCGTGGAGCAAACGGTGTGGTGATGATCACGACCAAACGCGGAAAGGCGGGGAAATCCCGTATCAACGTAGGATATAGTTATGGTATCGTCAACGAGACCAACCGTGTCAAATTTCTGAATGCTTCAGAACATTTGGCGCTGCGCGATCAGGCACGGGCCGATGCAGGACTTTCACCTGAGTCTCCCACCGCTTCGGTCGGTGGTGGGCTTACGCGGGCAGAGGCCGATTCCGTTGCAAAATCAGGTGGTGTTGATTGGGTGGATAAGATGCTGCGTACCGGTGGCGTGCACCAACTCGAACTTTCATCAAGCGGTGGAACGGAAAAGGTGCGGTACTACGTGGGCGGTGCCTATCGTAACGAAAGAGGTTTTCTGAGAGGTAACAATTACGATCGTGCAAATGGTCGTGTAAACCTGGATGCAGATGCGACCAAGATTCTTCGGGTAGGAGGGAGCGTGGCCATCACTTACACCAGTATAGACCGTGTTCGGACGGGCGATGCTGGTGGTTTGGGAACGGCCCAACAGATTCTGCCATACATACCGGTTTATGATGCGAACGGAGAGTACAACAACTACATCTCGAACCCGGTGCGGGATCTTGATCTGTTCAAATTCAACACGGAGAACATCCGCAGCATCAATTCGGTGTATGCCGATCTGAAGTTGCAGAAGAACCTGACCTTCCATTCGGATTTCGGTATCGATTTCCTGAATCAGTTGGAGAATGAATTCAATTTCAGGAATGTGAATCTGGTGGGAAGCACTTCATCTGCGTGGAATCGAACAACGCGAGTGGTGAACTGGAACATGAACAACTTCCTGACCTACGAGAAAGAGTGGAAAGGCAAGCACTACTTCAAGATGATGGTCGGTCAGTCGGCACAGCATGTAAAAACCCAAGGATTCGGGCTTTATGGTTGGGGGTTCCCGAACGATTACCTCACAAGTCCGGCAGCTGCACCACCCGATCATCAGAGCGGTTACAGCTATCAAACGGCAAACGGTCTGCTGTCGTTCTTCTCCCGAATAAACTACAAATTGAACAACCGTTATCTGCTCGGAGTTAGCGTTCGCGGTGATGCCAGTTCAAGGTTCGGACCACACAATAAATGGGGTTTCTTTCCTGCATTCTCGGCAGGCTGGGTCATTTCGGACGAGAGCTTCCTCAAAGGTTCCAAGGTGCTGCCATACTTGAAATTGAGTGCCAGTTACGGTTACACAGGAAACAATGCAATTCCTGATTTCGCTTATTGGTCGCTCTATTCTTCAGGATTCAACTATGCCGACAGTGCAGGCGTGGCACCAAGCCAATTGGACAATCCGAATCTGAAATGGGAACGCTCACAGCAATTGGACGTCAACATCGATTTTGCACTCGTGCAGAGCAAGATCTTCGGAACCATCACGTACTACCGAAAAACAAGTTCAGACCTGTTGCTTTACATGTCGCTGCCCACTTCATCCGGGTTCAACGGAGTCTGGCAGAACATCGGTAAGCTACAGAACTGGGGGATGGAATTCAGTCTCACCAGCCGCAATATCAACCGCAAATTCAAGTGGGAAACAAACGTGAATGTGGCCTTCAACCGCAATAAGGTCATCAGCGCGGCAGGACTTCCTCCAGATGCTTTTGAAAGTGGTCAGCCGGGTGAAGGCCGCGTCATAGAAGGTTATCCGGTCGGGCAGGCATACTTGGTTGAGTTTGCGGGAGTGCAGAAACAGGACGGACAGATCGGTGCATGGAACTTGGATGGCACAGCCATGCTGGACGGAAACGGTAACCAAGTGATGTATGACGTTGCCGGAGGTACCGAACTCTTTTACGACAAGAACGGTCACATTATGACATACGCGCATCCTACAGGAGGTCTGTTCTATGAGAACAACCGCAAACCGATGGGAAGCCCGTTGCCCTTGTTCTATGGTGGTTTCACCAACACGTTCTCGTATGCAGGCATCGACCTAAGTGTGATGTTCAGCTTCTCGTACGGAAACACCATTTATGATGATGCGGCCAAAACGCAGATCGGTAATTGGCAGAGCATTGCGCAGCGCAGAGAGATTCTGAATGCGTGGTCTCCGACAAACACGAATACGGATGTGCCGGGGCTGAACAATTACACACCTGTCAACTCCTCACGTTTTCTCTATGATGGTTCGTATCTGCGGCTGCGGAGCCTGATACTCGGGTACAATTTCCCGAAGAAGATCTGTGAGAAGGCACATCTGCAAAAACTTCGACTTTACTTTAAGGGAGGAAATCTCTGGTTGCTCACCGCATTTCCCGGATGGGACCCTGAGGTGTTGCGTAATGTAGACCCGAACTCGCAGGCGGGTAACGTTTCGTTCGCGGGGCCCTATTTGGGAACGCCACAGGCACGCACCATTTCCTTCGGAATTCAAATCGGAATCTGA
- a CDS encoding alpha-amylase, with protein sequence MTMNKLYPFFLFSFFLFSCSSPNPPVEESEPEVEENWGENSTIYEVNLRQMTQEGTFKAFQQQHLDRLADLGVEILWFMPIYPIGEKNRKGTLGSYYSVKDYTAVNPEHGSLEDFRALVDSAHAKGMKVILDWVANHTAWDNTWVTEHPDWYSTDSLGNMIPPVADWADVVDLNYDNPEMRKEMISSMKFWLKEVGVDGFRCDVAEWVPVDFWVEARAELDSVKPIFFLAEGENHELFQAFDMTYSWSFHHLMNQVAKGEMGATDVAEYWASHDSTYAPNEYQMQFITNHDENSWNGTAMERMGDNRKAFAVLSFTVPGMPLIYSGQESDMDKRLEFFEKDPIEWKGYPLEDFYKKLVAYKWATPTLRNGEDAGPIRFIETGNERVLAYTRGTEEDHTVVLLNFSDEQLNVELNDSILGGYYSCLFSDSIYDVDDSKLMETLPAHGYRILTHVAVD encoded by the coding sequence ATGACCATGAATAAGCTTTACCCGTTTTTCCTTTTCTCGTTTTTTCTTTTCTCCTGCTCTTCACCGAATCCGCCTGTTGAGGAGTCTGAACCTGAGGTGGAAGAAAACTGGGGAGAGAACAGCACCATTTACGAAGTGAACCTTCGCCAAATGACACAGGAAGGAACGTTCAAGGCGTTTCAGCAACAGCACTTGGACCGATTGGCTGATCTCGGTGTAGAGATTCTTTGGTTCATGCCGATCTACCCTATTGGAGAGAAGAACCGAAAAGGCACTCTGGGCAGTTATTATTCGGTAAAAGATTACACTGCGGTGAATCCAGAACACGGTTCGCTTGAGGATTTCAGAGCATTGGTCGATTCAGCGCACGCGAAAGGGATGAAAGTGATTCTGGACTGGGTTGCCAATCACACCGCTTGGGACAATACGTGGGTTACCGAACACCCCGATTGGTACAGCACCGACAGCTTGGGAAATATGATTCCGCCTGTGGCAGATTGGGCCGATGTGGTAGACCTGAATTACGACAATCCAGAAATGAGAAAAGAAATGATATCGAGCATGAAGTTCTGGTTGAAGGAAGTGGGCGTGGACGGTTTCCGTTGTGATGTGGCAGAGTGGGTCCCGGTCGATTTTTGGGTGGAGGCACGTGCCGAACTGGATTCGGTCAAACCGATCTTCTTCTTGGCCGAAGGCGAGAATCACGAGCTGTTCCAAGCGTTTGACATGACCTATTCGTGGAGTTTCCACCACCTGATGAATCAAGTGGCCAAGGGCGAAATGGGTGCTACAGACGTGGCTGAATATTGGGCTTCCCATGATTCGACCTACGCACCCAATGAATACCAGATGCAGTTCATTACCAATCACGATGAGAACTCTTGGAATGGAACCGCCATGGAGCGTATGGGCGACAACCGAAAGGCGTTTGCGGTGCTGAGTTTTACGGTTCCCGGAATGCCGCTGATCTATAGCGGACAGGAATCTGACATGGACAAGCGACTTGAGTTTTTCGAGAAGGATCCGATCGAATGGAAGGGTTACCCGTTAGAGGATTTTTACAAGAAGTTGGTCGCTTATAAATGGGCTACTCCGACTCTCAGAAACGGGGAAGATGCCGGGCCTATACGGTTTATTGAAACGGGCAATGAACGGGTTCTGGCATATACGCGAGGAACCGAGGAAGATCACACGGTCGTTCTGCTTAATTTTTCGGATGAGCAGTTGAACGTTGAGTTGAATGACAGCATTCTGGGTGGTTACTATTCATGTCTTTTCTCGGACAGCATTTACGATGTGGATGATTCAAAACTAATGGAGACGCTTCCTGCGCACGGTTATCGGATCCTCACTCATGTTGCTGTTGATTGA
- a CDS encoding T9SS type A sorting domain-containing protein: MKKIYTICLCFLAGSTLAQMPTNFGSNAADGISYQTYNLTDNGVVSSVRFQAQNAVAAGVGNWEFYTGDYMNNWRPYTSDDTLSGFNAVIDPTVETASARYNSNYGGQTGKLPAVQAGYYYTCIIQNGSSDNFMSIIETDFDPVVIDTVYNTPTNPTENDNIVVSVELLNAQTLSAGEHVFIRASTDGYATSQFMEVTNFSSGVGTIFIPSGMIPAGTTVNYYALVTAEAVPVHETVDYFTLNFGNNGGNNYGFTVSAVTGINEAQTDYRVLRSNGNITVQNLKDVQTVNLISMDGRLVATQSTNGRTTMDMSTSELAPGIYVLDLRGADFRKSMKLSIN; the protein is encoded by the coding sequence ATGAAAAAAATCTACACGATCTGTCTTTGCTTCTTGGCTGGAAGCACCTTGGCCCAAATGCCAACCAATTTCGGCAGTAATGCTGCTGACGGAATTTCTTACCAGACTTACAACCTTACCGATAACGGGGTGGTGAGTTCGGTGCGTTTTCAGGCGCAGAATGCCGTGGCTGCCGGTGTCGGCAACTGGGAATTCTACACGGGCGACTACATGAACAACTGGCGACCATATACGAGCGATGATACCCTGAGCGGTTTCAATGCCGTTATCGACCCAACGGTAGAGACGGCATCGGCCCGCTACAACTCCAACTATGGCGGCCAGACCGGAAAACTTCCTGCCGTACAGGCTGGCTATTATTACACTTGCATTATTCAGAACGGAAGTTCAGACAACTTTATGTCCATTATTGAGACGGACTTCGACCCGGTTGTTATTGATACGGTGTACAATACGCCAACAAATCCAACGGAGAATGACAATATCGTTGTGTCCGTAGAATTGCTGAATGCTCAGACATTGAGTGCAGGAGAGCATGTGTTTATTCGAGCCAGTACAGATGGATATGCAACGTCACAGTTTATGGAAGTGACAAACTTCTCAAGTGGAGTGGGGACGATTTTCATTCCATCAGGGATGATTCCCGCTGGAACCACGGTAAACTACTACGCATTGGTTACGGCAGAGGCAGTACCTGTGCATGAGACGGTCGATTATTTCACCCTCAATTTTGGCAACAACGGAGGTAATAATTACGGATTCACGGTTTCCGCGGTAACCGGCATCAATGAGGCTCAGACCGATTACAGAGTATTGCGTTCCAATGGCAACATAACTGTTCAGAACCTGAAAGATGTGCAGACGGTGAACCTTATTTCCATGGATGGAAGATTGGTTGCTACGCAAAGCACCAATGGCAGGACCACCATGGATATGAGTACTTCTGAATTGGCTCCCGGCATTTACGTGCTCGATCTTCGCGGTGCCGATTTCAGAAAAAGCATGAAGTTGTCCATCAATTGA